In Toxoplasma gondii ME49 chromosome VIII, whole genome shotgun sequence, a single genomic region encodes these proteins:
- a CDS encoding nucleoside transporter protein (encoded by transcript TGME49_233130~Predicted trans-membrane domain (TMHMM2.0):83-106:120-138:144-167:176-199:211-234:243-266:370-388:441-464:470-493:507-530), which produces MSGSKSGPAGLPVVAVKHPGVLSVANLDLSTPESVSRSVSPDEVVTMDSVAIDDASKAPGNYPEMSVPGSAGSAKTKFNSTLAYLTFLFVGANSLVNWAFVMQIIPFIAHSFLDNQDWNNTLLGSFQAIEVVVQLAMLELGSTHVNAVCLAGVINAIAGLLIAPLTLYTNETVSVWMLHLICLVLGACSGIYQGSGYAIASMMPRNFVSAVSTGQGLAGLFVFAVVVGVSFAVFDVDTPAGTEGMVWTGFSISAVLSVVCAVVFFLVMRQSWAVACLTRVREERALKRAAAGVAKTKKEEPRKDFADGRSVGNEEPFRGPSSQMTVVTMLTPEELSKEVEIDDGRRAMTQNETQKSQVGVRPWPAVLKDASPWLFMLIFHMFTSFHLFPKVGPLSWNYVDPPKNHLVILFGIFYVTEFVGRSLPDLCTIRGLGFLHLSRRMFVVAEFARLLFFLPFVLGYAVSNTPFLNNFYWYCILIASLSLTQGWLGTLAFYYAVNSVESPAERELTGPMAAIASPFGCVIGLYTAAPY; this is translated from the exons ATGTCCGGGTCAAAGTCGGGGCCGGCGGGGCTGCCTGTCGTTGCAGTCAAGCACCCGGGAgttctttctgtcgcgaACTTGGATCTTTCTACGCCTGAAAGTGTCAGCAGGTCCGTCTCTCCTGATGAGGTGGTGACCATGGATTCTGTTGCCATCGATGACGCGTCGAAGGCGCCGGGAAATTACCCAGAAATGTCCGTGCCTGGTTCAGCCGGCTCGGCAAAAACCAAGTTCAACTCTACTCTGGCGTACTTAACCTTCCTCTTTGTCGGCGCCAACTCGTTGGTGAACTGGGCATTCGTGATGCAAATTATCCCGTTCATCGCGCACTCGTTTCTAGACAACCAGGACTGGAACAACACGCTTCTCGGTTCGTTTCAGGCCATCGAAGTCGTCGTCCAGCTGGCAATGCTTGAACTGGGAAGCACACACGTCAACGCGGTGTGTCTCGCGGGAGTCATCAACGCAATCGCGGGGCTGCTGATAGCTCCTCTCACTCTCTACACCAACGAGACCGTTTCTGTCTGGATGCTGCACCTCATCTGCCTAGTTCTCGGCGCGTGCTCCGGCATCTATCAGGGTTCTGGCTACGCCATTGCCTCCATGATGCCGCGGAACTTTGTCAGCGCTGTGTCAACAG GCCAGGGGTTGGCAGGCCTGTTTGTCTTCGCCGTTGTGGTTGGCGTTTCCTTTGCGGTTTTCGACGTCGATACGCCGGCAGGGACAGAAGGCATGGTGTGGACAGGTTTCTCGATTTCCGCGGTGCTCTCGGTGGTTTGCgctgtcgtttttttcctcgtcATGCGACAGTCGTGGGCGGTGGCGTGTCTCACGCGCGTGCGGGAAGAGCGCGCCCTCAAGCGCGCTGCTGCGGGGGtggcgaagacgaaaaaggaagagccGCGGAAAGATTTTGCGGACGGTCGGTCTGTTGGGAACGAGGAGCCGTTTCGAGGTCCGTCTTCGCAGATGACTGTGGTGACGATGCTGACGCCCGAGGAGCTGTCGAAGGAGGTTGAGATCGACGACGGCCGACGAGCGATGACTCAgaacgaaacgcagaagagtCAAGTTGGGGTGCGTCCGTGGCCCGCGGTTTTGAAGGACGCGTCGCCCTGGCTCTTCATGTTGATTTTTCACATGTTCACCAGCTTCCACTTGTTTCCCAAGGTCGGGCCGCTCTCGTGGAACTACGTGGATCCGCCGAAGAACCACCTCGTCATCTTGTTCGGGATCTTCTACGTGACTGAGTTCGTTGGCAGGTCTCTTCCGGACCTCTGCACCATCCGCGGCCTCGGCTTTTTGCACCTGTCTCGCCGTATGTTCGTCGTGGCCGAGTTCGCGcgcctgctcttcttcctccccttcgtcCTTGGGTACGCGGTCAGCAACACGCCTTTCCTCAACAACTTCTACTGGTACTGCATCCTCATagcgagtctctctctcacgcAAGGCTGGCTAGGTACACTTGCGTTCTACTACGCCGTTAACAGCGTCGAGTCCCCggccgagagagaactgaCCGGTCCCATGGCAGCCATCGCCTCGCCCTTTGGCTGCGTCATAGGTCTCTACACCGCTGCACCGTACTAG